A window of the Loxodonta africana isolate mLoxAfr1 chromosome 3, mLoxAfr1.hap2, whole genome shotgun sequence genome harbors these coding sequences:
- the NDUFA11 gene encoding NADH dehydrogenase [ubiquinone] 1 alpha subcomplex subunit 11 — protein MLRQLLQRYWDTPDGTDCHRKTYASTSIGGATGLGVSAYSLALNTPGSFLEGVARAGRYTFTAAAIGAMFGIASCVSAQVREKPDDPLNYFIGGCAGGLTLGARMHSYSVGFTSCACLGTVAALVKMGQLEGWEVFADPKV, from the exons ATGCTGCGGCAGCTGCTTCAGCGGTACTGGGACACCCCTGACGGCACCGACTGCCATCGCAAGACCTATGCCAGCACCAGTATTGGCGGCGCCACTG GCCTGGGTGTCTCCGCCTATAGCCTCGCGCTCAACACCCCAGGCTCCTTCTTGGAAGGGGTGGCAAGGGCAGGACGATACACGTTTACTGCAG CCGCCATTGGCGCCATGTTTGGCATTGCCTCCTGTGTCAGCGCCCAGGTCCGGGAGAAGCCCGACGACCCCCTGAACTACTTCATCGGAGGCTGTGCCGGAGGCCTGACCCTGGGGGCACGCA TGCACAGCTACAGCGTTGGTTTCACCTCCTGCGCGTGCCTGGGCACGGTTGCCGCCCTGGTCAAGATGGGCCAGCTGGAGGGCTGGGAAGTGTTCGCGGACCCCAAGGTGTGA
- the VMAC gene encoding vimentin-type intermediate filament-associated coiled-coil protein, producing MSAPPALQIREANAHLAAVHRRAAELEARLDAAERTVRAQAERLARHDQQLRAALDELGRAKDREIAALQEQLLTSEAAVHSLQAAVRQRDDLIGQLQPRAELLRDICCHQPPLARLLATLAEAERLGPLPASNPGGPGPLLANSTGEESDMDHLQPAIFGTTV from the exons ATGTCTGCGCCTCCCGCCCTGCAGATCCGCGAGGCGAATGCGCACTTGGCGGCCGTGCACCGGCGCGCGGCGGAGCTGGAGGCGCGGCTGGACGCGGCGGAGCGCACGGTGCGCGCCCAGGCCGAGCGCCTGGCCCGCCACGATCAGCAGCTGCGCGCCGCCCTGGACGAGCTCGGCCGCGCCAAAGACCG GGAGATCGCTGCTCTTCAGGAGCAGCTGCTGACTTCTGAGGCCGCTGTCCACAGCCTACAGGCTGCCGTGCGTCAGAGGGATGACCTCATCGGGCAGTTGCAGCCCCGGGCAGAGCTGCTGCGGGACATCTGCTGTCACCAGCCGCCCCTGGCCAGGCTGCTGGCCACCCTGGCTGAGGCTGAGCGCCTGGGGCCCCTGCCAGCCAGCAACCCTGGCGGGCCAGGTCCCCTACTTGCCAACAGCACTGGGGAGGAAAGTGACATGGACCACCTGCAGCCAGCCATATTTGGGACCACAGTGTGA